A section of the Salminus brasiliensis chromosome 10, fSalBra1.hap2, whole genome shotgun sequence genome encodes:
- the egln3 gene encoding prolyl hydroxylase EGLN3, translating to MEESGSTSSAEEGAVGDGARGAKLLCSGSAEGEVPRELLQPHSNRSASSERRRLSTHKLVQQYVAPCMNSYGLCIVDNFLGNRVGERVLHEVRRIHESGSMQDGQLACQTRDKSKAIRGDKIAWLDGTEAGCHNIGFLLSRMDKLITVADGQLGSYKIRGRHKSNSPNEAANICI from the exons ATGGAGGAGAGCGGCTCGACGAGCAGCGCTGAGGAAGGCGCAGTCGGAGATGGCGCGAGGGGCGCCAAGCTTCTGTGCTCGGGCAGCGCGGAGGGTGAAGTTCCGCGCGAGCTCTTGCAACCACACAGCAACCGGTCGGCAAGCAGCGAGCGGCGGCGGCTCAGCACACACAAGCTCGTGCAGCAGTACGTGGCGCCGTGCATGAACTCGTACGGGCTGTGCATCGTGGACAACTTTCTGGGGAACCGAGTCGGAGAGCGAGTCCTGCACGAGGTGCGGCGCATCCACGAGAGCGGCAGCATGCAGGACGGGCAGCTGGCGTGCCAGACGCGGGACAAGAGCAAAGCCATCCGGGGGGACAAGATCGCGTGGTTGGACGGAACCGAGGCGGGCTGCCACAACATCGGCTTCCTGCTGTCCAGGATGGACAAACTGATCACGGTCGCGGACGGACAACTTGGGAGCTACAAGATCCGGGGGAGACACAAG TCTAATTCCCCAAACGAAGCAGCGAACATCTGTATTTGA
- the sptssa gene encoding serine palmitoyltransferase small subunit A codes for MAITDAWKQISWFYYQYLLVTALYMLEPWERTVFNSLLVSVAAMAVYTGYVFMPQHIMAILHYFEVVQ; via the exons ATGGCGATTACAGATGCCTGGAAGCAAATCTCTTGGTTTTACTACCAATACCTTCTCGTCACAGCACTGTATATGTTGGAGCCTTGGGAGAGAACCGTCTTCA ATTCTCTCCTGGTCTCTGTAGCAGCAATGGCCGTGTACACGGGCTATGTGTTCATGCCCCAACACATTATGGCTATTTTACACTACTTCGAAGTGGTCCAATGA
- the eapp gene encoding E2F-associated phosphoprotein isoform X1, translating to MNRKEEYDSYEIEEPSDEERAVSSEDELDILLNGTPDQKKKLIREYLTGESESSSGDEFEKEMEAELSSTMKSMECNWTFPSSQAAGETSQTGDNAATQNMARTQPLQYDDIYFDSDSDEDAPPGVSQSKRRKQRTIPTNDELLYDPDEDDRDQAWVDARRKQYRSHSRTTSSADKRSKSRPLPSSDAVLNCPACMTTLCLDCQRHEKYRTQYRAMFVMNCTVSKGEVLRYKAAKQKNRRRKKALQGSTSTETGAEAGLTDSRLSGMDEEEIYHPVKCTECSTEVAVFDKDEVYHFFNILASHC from the exons ATGAACCGAAAAGAAGAGTATGATTCCTACGAGATTGAGGAACCAAGCGACGAAGAGCGAGCAGTCAG CTCGGAAGATGAGCTTGACATCCTTCTTAATGGAACTCCAGATCAGAAGAAGAAGCTCATCCGCGAGTACTTGACTGGGGAGAGTGAGTCATCCAGTGGGGATGAGTTTGAGAAGGAGATGGAGGCAGAGCTGAGCAGCACTATGAAATCCATGGAGTGCAACTGGACATTTCCATCTTCTCAAG CTGCAGGTGAGACCTCCCAGACTGGTGACAATGCCGCAACACAAAACATGGCAAGAACGCAACCTCTGCAGTACGACGACATATACtttgattcagattcagatgaaGACGCGCCACCTG GTGTCTCCCAGAGTAAGAGGAGAAAGCAGCGCACTATACCTACGAATGATGAGTTGTTATATGATCCAGACGAAGATGATCGGGATCAGGCGTGGGTAGATGCCAGGAGAAAACA GTACAGAAGCCACAGCAGGACTACATCATCTGCAGACAAAAGAAGCAAATCCCGCCCCCTCCCGAGCAGTGATGCCGTCCTCAACTGTCCTGCATGTATGACCACACTATGTCTAGACTGTCAGAG ACATGAGAAGTACAGGACGCAGTACAGAGCTATGTTTGTGATGAATTGTACAGTGAGTAAGGGTGAAGTGCTAAGGTATAAAGCAGCCAAACAGAAGAACCGACGCAGGAAGAAAGCTCTTCAGGGGTCCACATCTACAGAGACTGGGGCGGAGGCAGGTCTGACCGACTCCAGACTGAGTGGAATGGATGAGGAAGAGATTTATCATCCAGTCAAGTGTACAGAATGTTCTACTGAAGTGGCTGTGTTTGATAAAGATGAGGTCTACCATTTCTTCAACATCCTAGCAAGCCATTGCTGA
- the eapp gene encoding E2F-associated phosphoprotein isoform X2, which translates to MIPTRLRNQATKSEQSDQKKKLIREYLTGESESSSGDEFEKEMEAELSSTMKSMECNWTFPSSQAAGETSQTGDNAATQNMARTQPLQYDDIYFDSDSDEDAPPGVSQSKRRKQRTIPTNDELLYDPDEDDRDQAWVDARRKQYRSHSRTTSSADKRSKSRPLPSSDAVLNCPACMTTLCLDCQRHEKYRTQYRAMFVMNCTVSKGEVLRYKAAKQKNRRRKKALQGSTSTETGAEAGLTDSRLSGMDEEEIYHPVKCTECSTEVAVFDKDEVYHFFNILASHC; encoded by the exons ATGATTCCTACGAGATTGAGGAACCAAGCGACGAAGAGCGAGCAGTCAG ATCAGAAGAAGAAGCTCATCCGCGAGTACTTGACTGGGGAGAGTGAGTCATCCAGTGGGGATGAGTTTGAGAAGGAGATGGAGGCAGAGCTGAGCAGCACTATGAAATCCATGGAGTGCAACTGGACATTTCCATCTTCTCAAG CTGCAGGTGAGACCTCCCAGACTGGTGACAATGCCGCAACACAAAACATGGCAAGAACGCAACCTCTGCAGTACGACGACATATACtttgattcagattcagatgaaGACGCGCCACCTG GTGTCTCCCAGAGTAAGAGGAGAAAGCAGCGCACTATACCTACGAATGATGAGTTGTTATATGATCCAGACGAAGATGATCGGGATCAGGCGTGGGTAGATGCCAGGAGAAAACA GTACAGAAGCCACAGCAGGACTACATCATCTGCAGACAAAAGAAGCAAATCCCGCCCCCTCCCGAGCAGTGATGCCGTCCTCAACTGTCCTGCATGTATGACCACACTATGTCTAGACTGTCAGAG ACATGAGAAGTACAGGACGCAGTACAGAGCTATGTTTGTGATGAATTGTACAGTGAGTAAGGGTGAAGTGCTAAGGTATAAAGCAGCCAAACAGAAGAACCGACGCAGGAAGAAAGCTCTTCAGGGGTCCACATCTACAGAGACTGGGGCGGAGGCAGGTCTGACCGACTCCAGACTGAGTGGAATGGATGAGGAAGAGATTTATCATCCAGTCAAGTGTACAGAATGTTCTACTGAAGTGGCTGTGTTTGATAAAGATGAGGTCTACCATTTCTTCAACATCCTAGCAAGCCATTGCTGA